A window from Oscillospiraceae bacterium encodes these proteins:
- a CDS encoding helix-turn-helix domain-containing protein translates to MRPYFENKNQKIFTSYKNKSYSYPSHFHNHLEVVYCFSGIQNVKVGEKIYTLKKGEAVVIFPNTIHEYIENDSLSCNDGETLAIICSTDLLTENTADIIGKYPVTPFIPSDKISKNTKYAFKKVLTAKDDIELLGWTYIILSHLLCNLELISSKDNLELPSKIISFIDLNFKEPLSINYIAKVFGYHPSYIAHLFSDRLKIPFKTYLGGVRSEYAAFLIRSTDKTLTEIAFDSGYNSVNTFCRSFKKHFLKTPSQYKKSLY, encoded by the coding sequence ATGCGTCCTTATTTTGAAAATAAAAATCAAAAAATATTTACATCTTATAAAAATAAATCTTATAGTTATCCTTCTCATTTTCACAATCATCTGGAAGTAGTTTATTGTTTTTCGGGAATTCAAAATGTTAAAGTGGGCGAAAAGATTTATACTTTAAAAAAGGGGGAAGCGGTTGTAATTTTTCCGAATACTATTCATGAGTATATAGAAAATGACAGTTTGTCCTGTAATGATGGCGAAACTCTTGCAATAATATGCAGTACTGATTTACTTACCGAAAATACGGCTGACATAATAGGAAAATATCCTGTAACTCCATTTATTCCATCAGATAAGATTTCCAAAAATACCAAGTATGCATTTAAAAAAGTATTAACCGCAAAAGATGACATTGAACTTTTAGGATGGACTTATATTATACTTTCTCATTTGCTATGTAATCTGGAACTTATATCATCTAAGGATAATCTGGAATTGCCCTCTAAAATAATATCCTTTATTGATTTAAATTTCAAAGAACCATTATCCATAAATTATATAGCCAAAGTGTTTGGTTACCACCCATCTTATATAGCACATTTGTTCAGTGACCGTCTTAAAATTCCGTTTAAGACTTATCTGGGAGGGGTGAGGAGTGAATATGCAGCTTTTTTAATAAGAAGTACCGATAAAACTTTAACCGAAATTGCTTTTGATTCTGGATATAATTCGGTAAATACATTTTGCCGTTCTTTTAAAAAACATTTTTTAAAAACTCCTTCGCAATATAAAAAGAGCCTGTACTGA